The Geotoga petraea genome has a segment encoding these proteins:
- a CDS encoding GNAT family N-acetyltransferase: MVILKEVNDENFYKLVKMERQEHVAPNVFSIAQAYLFPEMKPRAIYNKENELVGFVMYGPDPDLNDQIWIWRLSIDTPYQRKGYGRATVKKVIENVLEEYPEEKQLWLSTLPDNDRAINLYTSLGFKDTGKTEYDEKVYVLDLKK; encoded by the coding sequence ATGGTAATTTTGAAAGAAGTTAACGATGAAAATTTTTACAAATTAGTAAAAATGGAAAGACAAGAGCATGTTGCACCAAATGTATTTTCTATTGCACAAGCTTATTTATTTCCTGAAATGAAGCCAAGAGCAATATATAACAAAGAAAATGAACTGGTTGGTTTTGTTATGTACGGTCCTGACCCAGATCTAAACGATCAAATCTGGATTTGGAGGCTATCAATTGATACCCCCTATCAAAGGAAAGGATATGGTAGAGCAACTGTTAAAAAAGTCATAGAAAATGTTTTAGAAGAATATCCAGAAGAAAAACAACTTTGGCTTAGTACATTACCAGATAACGACAGAGCAATCAACCTCTACACTAGTCTAGGATTTAAAGATACAGGGAAAACTGAATATGATGAAAAAGTCTATGTTCTGGATTTAAAAAAGTAA
- a CDS encoding tetratricopeptide repeat protein, producing the protein MKKTIIITLTILLITVSFSSIFEDTFKKALNYSWNGEYEKAEEIFKDLMETYRTVDVVIAYSNMLAWQEKYQQALSVLYQFEEENNDIKANKAKIYFWMGNFSKSYELYDELLNSGYEIEQNFKDFYNWYQEVIKPYGSYNGVIQEVEKLIDNGDEEKAEYLLEQLSKYFVNDKKISIKMAEVYAEKGDYPSAIGFLEAIEPKDCEVYIKMFEINYEAKNFDDAYQNYSDIQETCVNKVEFTTEELNFISWYEDFMKDYENYTAAILEANEFARNEEYKKAEEIYQNLLKYYTTEELIIGYSNVLIWQEKYQLAIIFLNSRKTISNNIKAQLGKAYEASGNYEKAYYTYSELKESNYELTEEQKEFIRLYEKYYLD; encoded by the coding sequence ATGAAAAAAACTATAATAATAACGCTAACAATACTCTTAATAACAGTTTCTTTTTCGTCCATATTCGAAGATACATTCAAAAAAGCTTTGAACTACTCCTGGAATGGAGAGTATGAAAAAGCAGAAGAGATATTCAAAGATTTGATGGAAACTTATAGAACTGTAGATGTTGTAATAGCCTATTCAAACATGCTTGCTTGGCAAGAAAAATATCAGCAAGCTCTGAGTGTATTATATCAATTCGAAGAAGAAAACAACGATATAAAAGCAAACAAAGCGAAAATATATTTTTGGATGGGAAACTTTTCAAAATCATACGAGTTATATGATGAGCTTTTAAACAGCGGATATGAGATAGAGCAGAACTTTAAAGACTTTTATAACTGGTACCAAGAAGTGATAAAACCATATGGTTCGTATAATGGAGTTATCCAAGAAGTAGAAAAACTTATAGACAATGGCGACGAAGAAAAAGCTGAATATTTGTTAGAACAATTATCGAAATACTTTGTCAACGACAAAAAAATCAGTATTAAAATGGCCGAAGTTTACGCAGAAAAAGGGGATTACCCTTCTGCAATTGGTTTTTTGGAAGCAATAGAACCAAAAGATTGTGAAGTATATATAAAAATGTTTGAAATAAACTATGAAGCCAAAAACTTTGACGACGCTTACCAGAATTATTCAGATATTCAAGAAACTTGTGTAAACAAAGTTGAATTCACCACGGAAGAACTCAATTTTATTAGCTGGTATGAGGATTTTATGAAAGATTATGAAAATTATACTGCAGCTATTTTAGAAGCTAATGAGTTTGCAAGAAACGAAGAATACAAAAAAGCAGAAGAAATATATCAAAATCTTTTAAAATATTACACAACAGAAGAATTAATCATTGGTTATTCCAACGTTTTAATATGGCAAGAAAAATATCAACTGGCAATAATATTCTTAAATTCAAGAAAAACAATTTCAAACAATATAAAAGCACAACTTGGAAAAGCTTATGAAGCTTCCGGAAACTATGAAAAAGCTTATTATACATATTCAGAATTGAAAGAAAGTAATTATGAGCTAACTGAAGAACAAAAAGAGTTTATAAGACTATACGAAAAATACTATTTAGATTAA
- a CDS encoding alpha/beta hydrolase, translated as MRRKANTFLLFSNIAIIILGILNYFSIDYKINDYLGIIMSIVLVLDYLSIYFFNYKQLKAYKYPKVFLYLSIIGVFMMIVGNVLRMMYYDYNSIEILRSRILTYAGFLIVFGGAIFNNIKTLSYNKYFRKPKASKLGFIKYIFAIINILILSYLLVVLYSITYLGSVEIYFPHFAFFFGFIGLSYGLIMYSNFRKRKVLREAGFVIGVIFFVLFSIPMLSTVLKIDDFSEKYSSIYSEIPVRENMFSLTDYFLGTKIEGYSYKKDVVFYKDEKGNDDFIELKFDYFYPENSEEKLPVIVRIHGGSWISGNKGFENMMQMNKYFASKGYAVFDIQYGLYNFGEKSDNPRKGNFTIEDLVRHIGLFANYISVNKEDYNIDLDNVFISGGSAGGHLATAYSLAKNNSEYKNDFLDDFKIRGVIPFYPANALADDVGLEGIEAYNSPSLMIEENQPPFLIYQGTHDGYVFVENTKNFVEKYKEKDNKAVALYFPYSGHANDVYFEGYYNQIFLHYMENFIKQQIKD; from the coding sequence GTGAGAAGAAAAGCTAACACATTTTTACTATTTTCAAATATAGCGATAATAATACTTGGAATATTGAACTATTTTTCTATAGACTACAAAATAAATGATTATCTTGGAATAATAATGAGTATTGTTTTGGTTTTAGATTATCTAAGTATTTACTTTTTTAATTACAAACAGCTAAAAGCATACAAATATCCCAAAGTGTTTTTATACCTATCCATAATAGGTGTTTTCATGATGATCGTTGGAAACGTACTTAGAATGATGTATTATGATTATAATTCAATAGAAATTTTGAGAAGTCGAATTCTGACATATGCTGGGTTTTTAATTGTTTTTGGTGGGGCTATTTTCAACAACATAAAAACATTGTCTTACAACAAATATTTTAGAAAGCCAAAAGCAAGTAAATTAGGGTTTATAAAATACATTTTTGCGATAATAAATATTTTGATCTTATCTTATCTCTTGGTAGTGCTATATTCAATAACTTATTTGGGAAGTGTTGAAATTTATTTTCCACATTTTGCATTCTTTTTTGGATTCATAGGTCTTTCTTATGGGCTAATTATGTATTCCAATTTTAGAAAAAGAAAAGTTTTGAGAGAGGCCGGTTTTGTTATTGGAGTGATATTTTTCGTTTTATTTTCAATACCAATGTTATCTACAGTTTTAAAAATAGACGATTTTTCAGAAAAATACAGCAGTATCTATTCTGAAATACCAGTTAGAGAAAATATGTTTTCTTTGACAGACTATTTTCTGGGAACAAAAATTGAAGGATACTCTTATAAAAAAGATGTGGTCTTTTATAAAGATGAAAAAGGGAACGATGATTTTATTGAACTGAAATTCGATTACTTTTATCCAGAAAACTCTGAGGAGAAATTACCTGTAATAGTGAGAATACACGGAGGTTCTTGGATATCTGGAAACAAAGGCTTTGAAAACATGATGCAGATGAACAAATACTTTGCTTCAAAGGGTTATGCTGTATTCGACATCCAATATGGGCTATACAATTTTGGAGAAAAAAGCGACAATCCAAGAAAAGGTAACTTCACAATAGAAGATTTGGTGAGACACATAGGCTTATTCGCCAACTACATATCAGTAAACAAAGAAGATTACAACATTGATCTGGATAACGTTTTTATTTCTGGTGGTTCTGCTGGAGGTCACCTTGCTACAGCCTATTCACTTGCAAAGAACAATTCAGAGTATAAAAACGATTTTTTAGACGATTTCAAAATAAGAGGAGTCATCCCATTTTACCCCGCAAATGCGCTGGCAGATGACGTGGGGTTAGAAGGGATAGAAGCTTACAATTCTCCTTCGTTGATGATTGAGGAAAATCAGCCACCATTTCTTATATACCAAGGAACTCACGATGGATATGTTTTCGTTGAAAATACGAAAAATTTTGTAGAAAAATACAAAGAAAAAGATAATAAAGCTGTAGCCCTTTATTTCCCGTATTCTGGACATGCTAACGACGTGTACTTTGAAGGGTACTACAATCAAATATTCTTACATTACATGGAAAATTTCATTAAACAGCAAATAAAAGATTAA
- a CDS encoding PfkB family carbohydrate kinase, with translation MIGIIGSTNIDAYLKTDHFTKPGETQNSLDYKIFYGGKGANQASTVSKISNKQTAFLTCIGNDFYGTALQKEFDKNDLIGYQILKGEKTGRAFIEVEKTGENRIITAPGANHKMKKEMVDDFLDRFDKDLDIVLIQNELPKEIIDYSLTKLKEKNIKIFYDPAPKEKTDLSNLEHIFVLTPNLNEFSYIYEKTTNKKYDENKLKDQLLELKEKTKIENIIITLGKKGSLYINQNKEINEFGAFKVEAVDTTASGDVFNGTLVLEFLETEDLRKSIKKASAAAALSTTKIGAQTSIPTMEEIDEFLKNNG, from the coding sequence ATGATAGGAATAATCGGTAGCACAAATATTGATGCATATCTAAAAACAGATCACTTTACAAAGCCGGGTGAAACCCAAAATTCACTGGATTATAAAATATTTTATGGTGGGAAAGGGGCAAACCAGGCTTCTACAGTTTCAAAAATTTCAAATAAACAAACAGCTTTTCTAACTTGTATAGGAAATGATTTCTATGGAACAGCTCTGCAAAAGGAGTTCGACAAAAACGATTTGATTGGTTATCAAATATTAAAAGGAGAAAAAACTGGAAGGGCTTTTATTGAGGTAGAAAAAACTGGTGAAAACAGAATAATAACTGCACCAGGAGCAAACCACAAAATGAAAAAAGAAATGGTTGATGACTTTTTGGATAGGTTTGACAAAGATTTAGATATAGTTCTTATACAAAACGAGTTACCAAAAGAAATAATTGATTATTCACTGACTAAGTTAAAAGAAAAGAATATAAAAATATTCTACGACCCAGCCCCAAAAGAAAAAACAGACTTAAGTAATTTAGAGCATATCTTTGTTTTGACTCCAAATCTAAACGAGTTTTCTTATATATACGAAAAAACAACAAATAAAAAATACGATGAAAATAAATTGAAAGATCAACTATTAGAACTAAAAGAAAAGACAAAAATAGAAAATATAATAATAACACTTGGTAAAAAAGGATCTTTGTATATAAACCAAAATAAAGAAATAAATGAATTTGGGGCATTCAAAGTCGAAGCCGTAGATACAACAGCTTCGGGAGATGTGTTTAACGGTACATTGGTACTCGAATTTTTAGAAACAGAGGATCTAAGAAAGAGTATAAAAAAAGCCTCCGCAGCTGCAGCTTTATCTACAACAAAAATTGGGGCTCAAACGTCTATTCCAACCATGGAAGAAATAGACGAATTTTTAAAAAATAATGGTTAA
- a CDS encoding class I SAM-dependent methyltransferase, with protein MIFSYDKIAPNYDKFLSIVEEKSIDKYRKKYVPLIKGKVLDIAAGTGNNIKYYPKNSDVTLLDASEGMLKIAREKAKEREDLSLEYINQRLEDFELPDNYFDTILSIDVFCSVQDQDKAMKNIKRVLKKDGRIIFVEHMKTEFFLKNIPLYFSNLLTYPTVGSSMVKETDKKIEKYFKILEKEKLNYSFRYYLVTK; from the coding sequence ATGATTTTTAGTTATGACAAAATCGCCCCAAATTATGATAAATTTTTATCCATAGTAGAAGAAAAATCAATAGATAAATATAGAAAAAAATATGTCCCTTTAATAAAAGGAAAAGTTTTGGATATAGCCGCAGGAACGGGAAACAACATAAAATATTATCCAAAAAATTCTGATGTAACGCTCTTAGATGCAAGCGAAGGTATGCTTAAAATTGCAAGAGAAAAAGCAAAAGAAAGGGAAGATTTATCTCTTGAATACATTAACCAAAGATTAGAAGACTTTGAGTTACCAGACAATTATTTTGATACAATCCTCTCTATTGACGTCTTTTGTTCTGTACAAGATCAGGACAAAGCAATGAAAAATATTAAAAGAGTCCTTAAAAAAGATGGAAGAATAATATTTGTGGAGCACATGAAAACAGAATTTTTTTTGAAAAATATTCCTTTGTATTTTTCAAACCTTCTTACATATCCAACAGTCGGATCTTCTATGGTCAAAGAAACAGACAAAAAAATAGAAAAATATTTTAAAATTTTGGAAAAAGAGAAGCTGAACTACTCTTTTAGATATTATTTGGTAACAAAATGA
- a CDS encoding cation diffusion facilitator family transporter, with the protein MFQNNSHNHDHEHHHDTSSMTDKKLFWSVFLNLTITAAEFIGGFISNSLALLSDATHNLNDSMAILISYIARKISKKQKDEKRTYGYKRVEILAAFLNTVFLIAIAAILIFEGIDKLMNPGEINGQLMLWVSVVGLAGNLITAILLFRDSKENLNLKATFIHIMSDTLSSVMIIVGAIFIMNYNWYILDPIFTFVISTYILFESFNLIKEISNILVQGKPADIDTFKIKEEIEKLSYVENVHHIHVWTTDGIDLYFEGHVSLVQECDYKLDSYIKEINKILEEKFSINHSTIQLEQKLCE; encoded by the coding sequence ATGTTCCAAAACAATAGTCATAATCATGATCATGAGCATCATCATGACACGAGTAGCATGACGGACAAAAAGCTTTTTTGGTCAGTATTTTTGAACTTGACTATCACAGCAGCAGAATTCATAGGTGGGTTTATTTCAAACAGTTTGGCTTTGTTGTCAGATGCAACTCACAATTTAAACGATTCAATGGCTATACTAATAAGTTATATAGCAAGGAAAATATCAAAAAAACAAAAAGACGAAAAAAGAACATACGGTTATAAAAGGGTTGAAATACTTGCAGCTTTTTTAAACACAGTATTTTTAATAGCAATAGCTGCCATTCTGATATTTGAAGGTATAGATAAACTAATGAATCCAGGCGAGATAAATGGTCAGCTGATGCTTTGGGTTTCTGTAGTGGGTTTAGCAGGTAATTTAATCACAGCTATTTTATTGTTTAGAGATTCAAAAGAAAATTTAAACTTAAAAGCTACATTTATTCACATAATGAGTGATACACTTAGTTCTGTTATGATAATTGTTGGGGCAATATTCATAATGAATTATAATTGGTATATTCTGGATCCCATTTTTACTTTTGTGATTAGCACTTATATATTGTTTGAAAGCTTTAATCTTATAAAAGAAATATCGAATATTCTTGTACAAGGTAAACCAGCAGATATAGATACATTTAAAATAAAAGAAGAAATTGAAAAATTATCTTATGTTGAAAATGTTCACCATATTCATGTTTGGACAACTGATGGTATTGATCTTTACTTTGAAGGCCATGTATCGCTCGTACAAGAATGTGATTATAAACTGGATAGCTATATTAAAGAAATAAATAAAATATTAGAAGAAAAATTTTCCATAAACCATTCAACAATTCAACTTGAACAAAAACTTTGTGAATGA
- a CDS encoding HD domain-containing phosphohydrolase, translating to MYNSIFYDLKISGIEKEEKVYGKKGNFVNKINDYLIFSEKELEGLGKIAVENALHNQDIEEIDFYEEKSNVLDLINLINGNFKLETVLKMTEDALRKLLNSDGASILLFNEEKNVLNFYITSGGASGNIETIDVPIEGSIAGECFKKKETIIINDAQKNPKHFKKTDKKAKYTTTNLIATPLLVDEEPIGVIEAVNKNGNYISKDQSVIELFSSLISNKLLNSKIYEDLSSTIKGIILAVATAIDLRDRYTHTHSNNVSKVAVTIGKELGFNDSILEELEISALLHDVGKIGIPDEVLNKPGKLTDEEYKIIQSHTIIGGDLLSEIDFLSKNIPLGALEHHEKLDGTGYPYQKKEDEISLFGKLLAVADIYDALTAKRVYKDPWPKEKVLTILKKGCPAKFDCEIVNALERKVK from the coding sequence ATGTATAATTCGATATTTTATGATCTAAAAATATCTGGAATTGAAAAAGAAGAAAAGGTTTATGGCAAGAAAGGAAATTTTGTTAATAAAATCAACGATTACCTGATTTTTTCAGAAAAAGAGCTGGAAGGACTTGGCAAGATAGCAGTTGAAAACGCACTACATAATCAGGATATTGAAGAAATAGATTTTTACGAAGAAAAATCAAACGTTTTGGATTTGATAAATCTAATAAATGGTAATTTTAAACTGGAAACAGTTTTAAAAATGACAGAAGATGCTTTAAGAAAGCTTTTGAATTCAGATGGTGCTTCAATTTTATTGTTCAACGAAGAAAAAAACGTGCTAAACTTCTACATAACTTCTGGAGGGGCCAGTGGAAATATCGAAACTATAGACGTTCCCATAGAAGGGTCCATAGCTGGAGAGTGCTTTAAAAAGAAAGAAACTATAATAATAAACGATGCTCAAAAAAATCCAAAACACTTTAAAAAAACGGATAAAAAAGCAAAATATACCACAACTAATTTAATAGCAACTCCGTTATTAGTTGACGAAGAACCGATTGGGGTTATAGAAGCAGTGAATAAAAATGGAAATTATATTTCAAAAGATCAATCGGTAATAGAACTTTTTTCATCTCTAATTTCCAACAAACTTTTGAATTCCAAAATATATGAAGATTTGAGTAGCACTATAAAAGGTATAATTCTTGCAGTCGCTACGGCCATTGACTTGCGAGATAGATATACACATACTCATTCAAACAATGTATCAAAAGTTGCTGTAACAATAGGAAAAGAACTTGGATTCAATGATTCGATTTTAGAAGAGTTGGAAATTTCCGCTTTGTTACATGATGTTGGAAAAATAGGGATTCCTGATGAAGTACTAAACAAACCAGGAAAATTGACAGACGAAGAATATAAAATAATACAATCACACACTATAATAGGCGGAGACCTTTTATCTGAAATAGACTTTTTGTCAAAGAACATCCCGTTGGGAGCTTTAGAGCATCATGAAAAGTTGGATGGCACAGGATATCCTTACCAAAAAAAAGAAGATGAAATATCTTTATTTGGAAAGCTTTTGGCTGTTGCAGACATATACGATGCATTAACAGCAAAAAGAGTTTACAAAGATCCCTGGCCAAAAGAAAAAGTTTTAACCATACTAAAAAAAGGCTGCCCAGCAAAATTTGACTGTGAAATAGTAAATGCATTAGAAAGAAAAGTGAAATAA
- a CDS encoding FecR domain-containing protein, which translates to MFKKRGLLIFLLLSFSFVFAGLTINLDSQNVLVGESVPIEITTDQSTITYLYVDVSNGGFDDPFILFDGIDLESGQAEILFLAPLISGESTITFYNEERTVEKVIKINIIDEATEKPETSLVILEKKGNVLYKKPDEEIWDTLNPNKNIEENSELMTLEDGFIILKEPNNDIEINVSPETQLFITRLRAAENGDIDIQYELKKGKTINKIDEILAPGSKYIVSSGSVVAGVRGTQFGFEKTGGTTKVRTFEGTVFTSVNGVLFPINANNMLTYNQGEQPNISDIDTNLENYEQENQPEEDTEKPKEPQDEKEPQTTSVPTSPAPTGVSASIGDVSFGKQQKRSESYLVYSFAPEFDFGRFGFGIGFNAYQTEIDSPLYYGIPTQSASPSEDLWSAFSINYLKFDFSSFYLRYGKSPAYTKGLGLFMNNYYIPYSRVLDAELRLANVRVGAHVPYEVNSFVPFVYSQASDVFFGYADLNLGAFNTEVTGVFNLREEIPNNEFSQAYLATIYRDIMFFRLGVEGDVVLTEDGSMTYGALVGPTINLPPYFQFMFGVNYLSARFNMEYLNPYYEYNVANDIYMDLDTDKSFGLMGKATLNIDPYLNVIFNYNRPFSESRDSLLKGDLSLNLPAMGSFPELKAGFTYMQYNFLEDDTVDNAFLNDNTNLNGYIYYPVLESSGVIYSVNYNMRERKFVYSLSFESREF; encoded by the coding sequence ATGTTTAAAAAAAGGGGATTATTAATTTTTTTACTATTGAGTTTTTCGTTTGTTTTTGCAGGGCTTACCATCAACTTAGACTCACAAAATGTTTTGGTAGGTGAAAGTGTACCAATTGAAATCACAACTGATCAATCAACAATTACCTATTTATATGTAGATGTATCAAATGGGGGGTTTGACGATCCATTTATTTTGTTTGACGGCATTGATTTGGAAAGCGGTCAGGCAGAAATATTGTTTTTAGCCCCTTTGATATCGGGGGAATCAACGATTACTTTTTATAACGAAGAAAGAACCGTTGAAAAAGTTATCAAAATTAATATAATTGACGAGGCAACAGAAAAGCCAGAAACCTCATTGGTTATTTTAGAGAAAAAGGGAAATGTACTGTATAAAAAACCAGACGAAGAAATTTGGGATACTTTGAATCCCAACAAAAATATTGAAGAAAATTCAGAATTAATGACTTTGGAAGATGGATTTATCATTTTGAAAGAACCAAATAATGATATAGAAATAAATGTTTCTCCAGAAACTCAGCTTTTTATAACCAGACTAAGAGCTGCCGAAAATGGAGATATAGACATTCAATACGAGTTGAAAAAGGGTAAAACAATAAATAAAATTGATGAAATTTTAGCTCCGGGTTCAAAATACATAGTGAGTTCTGGCTCAGTAGTAGCTGGAGTTAGAGGCACACAGTTTGGATTTGAAAAAACTGGTGGAACTACAAAGGTAAGAACCTTTGAAGGGACTGTGTTCACATCTGTAAATGGTGTATTGTTTCCAATTAATGCAAACAACATGCTTACATATAATCAAGGAGAACAACCAAATATTTCTGACATTGATACCAATTTAGAAAATTATGAACAGGAAAATCAACCAGAAGAAGATACAGAAAAACCAAAGGAACCTCAAGATGAAAAAGAGCCGCAAACGACATCAGTTCCCACTTCACCAGCTCCAACAGGAGTATCGGCATCAATAGGGGATGTATCTTTTGGGAAACAACAGAAAAGATCTGAAAGTTACTTAGTTTACTCTTTTGCACCAGAATTTGATTTTGGTAGATTTGGTTTTGGAATAGGCTTTAACGCTTATCAAACAGAAATTGATAGCCCATTATACTATGGGATCCCAACACAATCAGCTTCTCCATCTGAAGATCTTTGGAGTGCTTTTTCAATAAATTATTTAAAATTCGATTTCTCATCTTTTTATCTAAGATATGGGAAGAGTCCGGCTTATACTAAAGGACTTGGATTGTTTATGAACAATTATTACATTCCATATTCAAGAGTATTAGATGCCGAGTTAAGACTTGCGAATGTTAGAGTTGGAGCACACGTTCCTTATGAGGTTAACTCATTTGTACCTTTTGTTTATTCTCAAGCATCTGATGTTTTCTTTGGATACGCAGATTTAAACTTAGGCGCATTTAACACAGAAGTAACTGGAGTGTTCAACTTAAGAGAAGAAATACCAAACAACGAATTTTCACAAGCCTATTTAGCAACAATCTATAGAGATATTATGTTCTTTAGATTGGGAGTTGAAGGCGACGTTGTATTAACTGAAGATGGAAGCATGACTTATGGTGCTTTGGTAGGACCAACGATCAACTTACCACCATATTTCCAATTCATGTTTGGGGTAAACTACCTTTCAGCTAGATTCAATATGGAATACTTAAATCCATATTATGAATACAATGTAGCAAATGATATATACATGGACTTAGATACAGATAAATCTTTTGGATTGATGGGTAAAGCAACGCTTAACATAGACCCTTATCTAAACGTTATATTCAACTACAACAGACCATTCAGCGAAAGCAGAGATAGCTTGTTAAAAGGTGACCTATCGTTAAACTTGCCTGCTATGGGTAGTTTCCCAGAACTAAAAGCCGGATTTACGTATATGCAGTACAATTTCTTAGAAGATGATACTGTAGATAACGCATTTTTAAACGACAATACAAACCTAAATGGATATATTTATTACCCAGTTTTAGAAAGCTCTGGGGTTATATATTCTGTGAATTACAACATGAGAGAAAGAAAATTTGTATATAGTTTGAGTTTTGAATCAAGAGAATTTTAA
- a CDS encoding DUF3307 domain-containing protein has product MINNIFFLFLLSHLIGDYVFQTSYIAKYKVSKLSVLLLHIFIIFISMFLLFLPSSLNLYNLLLLVILTFVHLLIDILKYKNRDKKMFNTSEYYVLDQFMHFSSLMIVSLIYNQTEFFINFDLAKVISLGLFNAYFIGLLFYMFKGSKKAYKRDYLGYLLRFSLPIIKYYSNTFFLIFSLIFVLTTIYLAKKNEESIKIELGPLAMSVIITYLSIWR; this is encoded by the coding sequence ATGATTAATAATATATTTTTCTTGTTTTTATTATCTCATCTGATAGGTGATTATGTCTTTCAAACTAGTTATATAGCAAAATACAAAGTATCTAAGTTATCTGTATTATTGTTGCATATTTTTATAATATTTATATCTATGTTTTTGTTATTTCTTCCATCTTCTTTGAATTTGTATAATTTATTATTGTTGGTAATTCTCACATTTGTACACTTATTGATCGATATACTAAAATATAAAAACAGAGATAAAAAAATGTTCAATACCAGCGAATACTATGTCTTAGATCAATTCATGCATTTTTCGTCTCTTATGATTGTCAGCTTGATATACAATCAAACAGAGTTTTTTATAAATTTTGATTTGGCAAAGGTAATTTCGTTAGGATTGTTTAACGCATATTTTATAGGATTACTTTTTTATATGTTTAAAGGTTCAAAAAAGGCATATAAAAGAGATTATCTTGGTTATTTGCTCAGATTTTCTCTGCCAATTATAAAATATTATAGTAATACATTCTTTCTTATTTTTTCTTTGATATTTGTTCTAACAACAATTTATCTTGCGAAAAAGAATGAAGAAAGTATAAAAATAGAATTAGGACCGTTGGCGATGAGTGTTATAATAACTTATTTATCAATATGGAGGTGA
- a CDS encoding HD-GYP domain-containing protein, producing the protein MTHDLITKNIEFLKRINSSYEFKIDDDLYQNNVKDNDLIHVEYKEYSKIEVKLYDDFDSYYLLSLDKLFKEYCGIEDKKQENFMVNFLSKLQPNIQLKNTIENIKNIFMEFMNIEKIDFYINPDLKMLKGNDFNFISTEKIRTVKCLKNELYLPINLEDGFLGYFKLVKNQSFDLYDIYLIKTLEEHVRKNIENSFLENKFNIILDKSLKILTKILEVRVPGAEKHCENVLEYSQLIADKFGMTRKQKENLKYGSLLFDVGKIGVPENILNKKEKLTKEEKDEVRKHVNYGYELLSKIPAISPEVREIVLYHHEKWDGSGYPKKLSKDEIPLSAQIIGILDKYVSLTEKRSYREKLTKDQALNFLENYKGEYYNPKLVDKLKEVINDD; encoded by the coding sequence ATGACGCATGATTTGATAACAAAAAATATAGAATTTTTAAAAAGAATAAACTCGAGCTATGAATTTAAGATAGATGATGATCTTTATCAAAATAACGTTAAGGATAATGATTTAATACACGTTGAATACAAAGAATACAGTAAAATAGAAGTCAAATTATACGATGATTTTGATTCTTACTATTTATTGAGCCTGGATAAATTATTTAAAGAATATTGTGGAATTGAAGATAAAAAACAAGAAAATTTTATGGTTAATTTCCTTTCAAAGCTACAACCAAACATACAATTAAAAAATACCATAGAAAATATAAAAAATATTTTTATGGAATTTATGAATATTGAAAAAATAGATTTTTACATAAACCCAGATTTGAAGATGCTGAAAGGAAATGATTTTAATTTTATATCAACAGAAAAAATAAGAACTGTTAAGTGTTTGAAAAATGAATTGTACTTACCTATCAACTTAGAAGATGGTTTTTTAGGATATTTTAAACTTGTCAAAAATCAAAGCTTTGATTTATACGATATTTATCTTATAAAAACTCTTGAAGAACACGTAAGAAAAAATATAGAAAATTCATTTTTAGAAAACAAGTTCAACATTATATTGGATAAATCCTTAAAAATCCTGACAAAAATTTTGGAAGTCAGAGTACCTGGAGCTGAAAAACATTGTGAAAATGTTTTGGAATACTCTCAATTAATTGCTGACAAATTTGGAATGACAAGAAAGCAAAAAGAGAATTTGAAGTATGGCAGCCTGCTTTTTGACGTTGGAAAAATTGGGGTTCCAGAAAATATACTCAATAAAAAGGAAAAGTTGACAAAAGAAGAAAAAGACGAGGTAAGAAAACACGTTAATTATGGATACGAACTTCTTTCAAAAATTCCAGCAATTTCGCCAGAAGTAAGAGAAATAGTTTTATACCATCATGAAAAATGGGATGGAAGTGGATATCCAAAAAAATTATCCAAGGATGAAATTCCTTTATCTGCTCAAATAATAGGGATACTGGATAAATATGTATCTTTGACTGAAAAAAGGTCTTACAGAGAAAAACTAACAAAAGATCAAGCACTAAATTTTTTAGAAAACTACAAAGGAGAATATTATAATCCAAAATTAGTCGATAAACTAAAAGAAGTGATTAACGATGATTAA